The following proteins are co-located in the Palaemon carinicauda isolate YSFRI2023 chromosome 3, ASM3689809v2, whole genome shotgun sequence genome:
- the LOC137633297 gene encoding uncharacterized protein translates to MSRNQSGGQRGSLSPRQRERGSHSPRQREGGSRSLPQRERGSPSPRQRERGALPCASESRGALPRASKSGGAPPRASEIWGALPRVSESGGASSPSSGKGRAPLAQR, encoded by the coding sequence atgagccgtaaccaaagtggGGGACAGCGGGGGAGCctctccccgcgccagcgagagcgggggagccattccccgcgccagcgagaggggGGGAGCCGTTCCCTgccccagcgagagcgggggagcccctccccgcgccagcgagagcggggggccCTTCCCTGTGCCAGCGAGAGCAGGGGAGCCCTTCCTCGCGCCAGCAAaagcgggggagcccctccccgtgcCAGCGAGATCTGGGGAGCCCTTCCCCGCgtcagcgagagcgggggagcctcctccccctccagtgggaaggggagagctccGCTGGCCCAACGCTAA